One window from the genome of Montipora foliosa isolate CH-2021 chromosome 5, ASM3666993v2, whole genome shotgun sequence encodes:
- the LOC138003813 gene encoding interaptin-like gives MDSLEEENFRLRRALLSMCTERKKMASKLTGVQNLGLQLQKKEVEVKSLLEKNERLEGSLARAENRITQLSLLTKNGPQALSNQGAIVTPGVSKRVLEALTRENTKLKQALNHLTTKGPIGVDLAVENRELHEIIMTLRDERDMKVNEVKELKRMLSSLENDNTEALRNQVLTLTAQVTKLERNLNAKQVFCETIVTENEAIKDELQSLKDARILKVRDMKKELGDLIRTQPEVREIMNQVYDNQDGELQESAPSEEVNKLAEDNQKLLEKLQTTKEEKDRLQDELNKSLEELTNCKDIIEICNVQQQSHQEELERRNQEFHELQQKAEVLARRLDEKEKQLNEQQEEVKLMQGALAGYENDFKMEREEKQKALSDLEKMSRGRDHVIQSYEQLKKEHIGLRQNIERMYSQAQAQQQQSQAVYKRQTSGRSCTKQMQQQQSQLLKPRLYGLEACADGPGDDFTDSPISPPKETTPPNRLHYLQNQGSQLQCPNCRKLFPHDLLENHMRDCTGDD, from the exons ATGGATTCCTTGGAGGAAGAAAATTTTCGTCTACGCAGAGCGTTGTTATCAATGTgcactgaaagaaaaaaaatggcgtCAAAATTAACGGGAGTTCAAAACCTTGGACTTCAGTTACAAAAGAAAGAAGTAGAAGTCAAGTCTTTGCTGGAAAAAAATGAACGTTTGGAAGGTTCTTTAGCGAGAGCTGAGAATAGAATAACACAGTTAAGTCTTCTAACGAAAAACGGTCCGCAAGCGCTCTCGAATCAAGGCGCCATAGTTACACCTGGAGTATCAAAGAGAGTTTTGGAAGCTCTTACTCGTGAGAACACAAAACTAAAGCAGGCGTTAAATCATTTGACGACCAAAGGGCCGATTGGAGTAGACCTAGCAGTG GAAAACCGAGAACTTCATGAGATAATCATGACATTGAGGGATGAAAGAGACATGAAAGTTAATGAGGTCAAGGAACTTAAAAGGATGTTATCTTCTCTGGAAAATGACAACACTGAGGCGCTGCGAAACCAGGTGTTAACACTTACAGCGCAAGTAACTAAGCTGGAAAGGAACCTTAATGCTAAGCAAGTGTTCTGTGAAACCATTGTAACAGAGAATGAGGCAATTAAGGATGAACTTCAGTCACTCAAAGATGCTAGGATCTTGAAAGTTAGAGATATGAAGAAAGAACTTGGTGACCTGATTAGAACACAACCAGAAGTTCGGGAAATTATGAATCAGGTGTATGATAACCAGGATGGGGAGCTTCAG GAATCGGCACCTTCAGAGGAAGTTAACAAGCTGGCAGAGGACAATCAGAAACTATTGGAAAAATTACAGACAACAAAAGAAGAGAAGGACCGGTTACAAGATGAACTTAACAAATCACTGGAGGAGTTGACAAACTGTAAAGATATAATTGAGATCTGCAATGTCCAACAACAATCT CATCAAGAGGAACTTGAAAGGCGAAATCAAGAATTCCATGAACTTCAGCAGAAAGCGGAAGTGCTAGCAAGGCGCCTTGATGAAAAAGAGAAACAGCTTAATGAGCAACAAGAGGAAGTGAAGCTCATGCAGGGTGCA CTTGCTGGCTATGAGAATGATTTCAAGATGGAAAGGGAAGAAAAACAGAAGGCCTTGTCAGATTTAGAGAAAATGTCAAGAGGAAGGGATCATGTCATTCAAAGTTATGAACAGCTCAAGAAGGAGCACATTGGTTTGAGGCAGAATATTGAGAGAATGTACTCGCAAGCTCAGGCACAACAGCAACAG AGCCAAGCAGTCTATAAACGCCAAACATCAGGACGCTCTTGTACCAAACAAATGCAACAACAACAGTCACAGCTATTGAAGCCAAGGCTGTATGGCCTGGAGGCATGTGCTGATGGGCCAGGGGATGATTTTACAGATTCACCAATCTCACCTCCAAAAGAAACCACTCCACCCAATCGGCTACACTACCTGCAGAACCAAGGCAGCCAGCTGCAGTGTCCAAATTGCAGGAAGTTATTTCCTCACGACTTACTGGAAAATCATATGCGAGATTGCACTGGCGACGACTAG